A window of Photobacterium sp. GJ3 contains these coding sequences:
- a CDS encoding glycoside hydrolase family 9 protein, with protein MQLLINQLGYERTGSKIAMVQHQSPLSLTQATLIRSVDQQPVMQLTLSPSLHTDQWHTGAAARIDFSDWQESGRYRIRCGELESPDFEIREGLLMQRTFSDVLHYFKSQRCGGKFEQFDHAAPLFGSQTRVDVHGGWYDASGDVSKYFSHLSYANYLNPQQTPMVVWNMLTALTSLHDDPAFADFSRVRLIEEALFGADFLLRMLSPQGYFYVTVFDKWSKSTGQREICSYSTQEGIKSERYQAGFRQGGGIAIAALAAAFRLINSPVVAQLDLGVQPNTDSYLAAAQTAYWHLKTHNEQYLDDGQENIIDEYCALLAAVELHKATQEARYLDEARHWADRLACRQQSDAQQSHFWSATPDGSRPYYHAAEAGLPVISLLQYQQVESEPERFATIHRVIENALRFELKITQEVANPFGYPRQYVKAVDGEKQGSFFIPHCNESGYWWQGENARLGSLAAMAYLAAPTVQDPQLKKQLHQYADQLLNWILGLNPFDLCMLDGEGKNNPDYLPHLGYFNAKGGICNGITSGFDNESDIAFNPDPQASDMLQNWRWGEQWIPHAAWYLLAIALQFKEYQHD; from the coding sequence ATGCAGCTGCTCATCAATCAACTCGGATACGAACGCACAGGCAGTAAAATTGCAATGGTTCAGCATCAGTCGCCCCTGTCTCTGACGCAGGCAACACTGATCCGCAGTGTGGATCAGCAACCGGTGATGCAACTGACGCTTTCCCCAAGTCTGCACACGGATCAGTGGCACACCGGTGCTGCTGCACGGATTGATTTCAGCGACTGGCAGGAGTCTGGCCGTTACCGGATCCGGTGTGGCGAGCTGGAATCGCCGGACTTCGAGATTCGAGAAGGCTTACTCATGCAGCGCACCTTCAGCGATGTGCTGCACTATTTTAAATCTCAGCGCTGCGGCGGCAAGTTTGAGCAATTTGATCATGCCGCCCCGCTGTTTGGCAGCCAGACCCGTGTGGATGTACACGGCGGCTGGTACGACGCTTCCGGTGACGTGAGCAAATATTTCAGTCACTTGTCTTATGCCAATTATCTGAATCCGCAGCAGACGCCCATGGTTGTCTGGAACATGCTGACAGCCCTGACGTCGCTGCACGATGACCCCGCTTTTGCGGATTTTTCCCGCGTCCGCCTGATTGAAGAGGCACTTTTTGGCGCGGATTTTTTACTGCGGATGCTTTCTCCGCAGGGATATTTTTATGTCACAGTGTTCGATAAGTGGAGTAAATCCACCGGGCAACGGGAGATTTGTAGCTATTCAACACAGGAGGGGATTAAATCCGAGCGCTATCAGGCAGGTTTCCGTCAGGGCGGCGGCATCGCGATTGCCGCACTGGCGGCAGCTTTCCGGCTGATCAACAGCCCGGTTGTTGCGCAGCTGGATCTGGGCGTGCAGCCGAACACCGACTCGTATCTGGCGGCTGCTCAAACCGCCTACTGGCACCTGAAAACACATAACGAACAATACCTGGACGATGGCCAGGAAAACATCATCGACGAATATTGCGCTTTACTGGCTGCGGTGGAATTACACAAAGCCACGCAGGAAGCGCGCTATCTGGACGAAGCGCGCCACTGGGCTGACCGTCTGGCCTGCCGTCAGCAAAGCGATGCACAGCAATCTCATTTCTGGAGCGCCACGCCGGATGGCAGTCGCCCTTACTATCACGCTGCCGAAGCCGGGTTACCCGTCATCAGCCTGCTGCAGTACCAGCAAGTGGAGTCCGAACCCGAGCGGTTCGCTACCATTCACCGGGTCATTGAAAATGCACTGCGCTTTGAACTGAAGATCACGCAGGAAGTCGCCAATCCCTTCGGCTATCCCCGGCAGTATGTGAAAGCTGTGGATGGTGAAAAACAGGGCAGTTTTTTTATCCCGCACTGCAATGAAAGCGGTTACTGGTGGCAAGGTGAAAATGCCCGGCTCGGATCCCTGGCTGCCATGGCTTATCTGGCAGCGCCGACAGTGCAGGATCCACAGCTCAAGAAGCAGTTGCATCAATATGCCGATCAGTTGCTGAACTGGATTCTTGGCCTCAACCCATTCGATTTGTGCATGCTGGATGGGGAAGGCAAAAATAACCCGGACTATCTGCCGCATCTGGGATACTTCAACGCCAAAGGCGGGATTTGCAACGGGATCACCTCGGGCTTTGACAATGAGTCCGATATCGCATTCAACCCGGATCCTCAGGCGAGCGATATGTTGCAGAACTGGCGCTGGGGCGAGCAATGGATCCCCCATGCCGCCTGGTATTTGCTGGCCATCGCATTGCAGTTTAAGGAGTACCAACATGACTGA
- a CDS encoding ABC transporter ATP-binding protein has protein sequence MSNPVGTPIIEGKNLVKDFAVNSNSLKKSMMRALNQVSFKMYKSRGLAVVGESGSGKSTTAKMIAKMYEPTAGSIEYYGRDIQDITKTADLMTYRQGVQMVWQDPFGSLNPTHTIFHHIARPLLIHNKVSKGNKKELEERVYDLLEQVGLIPPKATAEKYPHQLSGGQRQRVNLARNIAVGAEVVLADEPTSMLDVSIRAGVLNLMEEMKFEREMALLYITHDIATARYIAEDLAVMYVGHMVEWGDTEAIIHNPQHPYTQLLISAVPDPSKSIHDPLAGNKGDIPLWTPESLGCPFAGRCTHATEQCRQRLPEVTQLAENHFVRCYLYEN, from the coding sequence ATGAGCAATCCAGTGGGAACACCAATTATCGAAGGAAAAAACCTGGTCAAAGACTTTGCAGTCAACAGTAACTCGCTGAAAAAATCTATGATGCGGGCACTGAACCAGGTCTCGTTCAAAATGTATAAAAGTCGCGGTCTGGCCGTTGTGGGGGAATCCGGTTCCGGAAAATCCACCACCGCGAAAATGATCGCCAAGATGTATGAGCCGACGGCCGGTTCTATCGAATACTACGGCCGGGATATTCAGGACATCACCAAAACAGCAGACCTGATGACCTACCGTCAGGGCGTGCAGATGGTCTGGCAGGATCCGTTTGGCTCTCTGAACCCGACACACACGATTTTTCACCATATTGCCCGGCCGCTGCTGATTCACAACAAAGTCAGCAAAGGCAACAAAAAAGAGCTGGAAGAGCGTGTCTACGATCTGCTGGAGCAGGTTGGCCTGATCCCGCCCAAAGCAACGGCGGAGAAATATCCGCATCAGTTGTCCGGCGGTCAGCGTCAGCGGGTCAATCTGGCCCGGAACATTGCGGTCGGTGCTGAAGTCGTCCTGGCCGATGAGCCGACCTCGATGCTGGATGTCTCCATCCGGGCCGGGGTACTCAACCTGATGGAAGAAATGAAGTTCGAGCGGGAAATGGCGCTGCTGTATATCACCCACGATATCGCCACTGCCCGTTATATCGCCGAAGATCTGGCCGTGATGTATGTCGGCCACATGGTGGAATGGGGCGATACCGAAGCGATCATCCACAACCCGCAGCACCCGTATACCCAGTTGCTGATTTCAGCGGTGCCGGATCCAAGCAAATCGATTCACGATCCGCTGGCGGGCAATAAAGGGGATATTCCGCTGTGGACTCCAGAAAGCCTGGGCTGTCCATTTGCCGGACGCTGCACGCATGCGACAGAGCAATGCCGCCAGCGTCTGCCGGAAGTCACCCAACTGGCAGAGAATCATTTTGTTCGCTGCTATCTGTACGAAAACTGA
- a CDS encoding ABC transporter ATP-binding protein, whose amino-acid sequence MTTPQISIRNLCVDYITDAGDVRAVNNVSFDIGKGEVFGLAGESGCGKSTVAFSLMRLHKPPAFITGGEVLFDGHGDILKFDDQKLNSFRWSEVSMVFQSAMNALNPVLTMEEQFCDVIMRHTPLTREQAVRRAQGLLEIVDIHPDRLQDYPHQFSGGMRQRLVIAIALALNPKLIIMDEPTTALDVVVQREILQKIYALKEEFGFAILFITHDLSLMVEFSDRIGIMYSGELVEVAPSKQILETPYHPYTKGLGSSFPPLTGPKTRLTGIPGNPLNLLEIPQGCRFQARCSQAHDACFSQSTQLRQLEPGRLSNCHLYNK is encoded by the coding sequence ATGACAACACCTCAAATCTCGATTCGTAACCTGTGCGTCGACTACATTACCGACGCCGGGGATGTCCGCGCCGTGAACAATGTCAGCTTTGACATCGGGAAAGGCGAAGTCTTCGGGCTGGCGGGTGAATCCGGTTGTGGCAAATCCACGGTCGCCTTTTCCCTGATGCGTCTGCACAAGCCGCCTGCATTTATTACGGGCGGGGAAGTTCTGTTCGACGGTCATGGCGATATTCTGAAATTTGATGATCAGAAGCTCAACAGCTTTCGCTGGAGCGAGGTTTCAATGGTCTTTCAGAGCGCGATGAACGCCCTCAACCCGGTTCTGACTATGGAAGAGCAGTTCTGTGACGTGATTATGCGCCACACGCCGCTTACCCGTGAGCAAGCCGTTCGCCGGGCACAGGGACTGCTGGAAATCGTCGATATCCATCCGGACCGGTTACAGGATTATCCGCACCAGTTTTCCGGCGGCATGCGTCAGCGACTGGTGATTGCCATTGCGCTGGCGCTGAATCCGAAACTCATCATCATGGATGAGCCCACGACTGCACTGGACGTCGTGGTTCAGCGCGAGATCCTGCAAAAGATCTACGCCCTGAAAGAAGAGTTTGGGTTTGCCATTCTGTTCATCACCCATGACCTGTCGCTGATGGTCGAATTCTCCGACCGCATCGGCATCATGTATTCCGGCGAACTGGTGGAAGTCGCCCCCTCCAAGCAAATTCTGGAAACCCCGTATCACCCGTACACAAAGGGACTGGGGAGTTCCTTCCCGCCACTGACCGGGCCGAAAACCCGTCTGACCGGGATTCCGGGCAACCCGCTGAACTTATTGGAAATCCCGCAGGGATGCCGTTTTCAGGCCCGCTGCAGTCAAGCGCATGATGCCTGCTTCTCGCAAAGCACACAGCTTCGCCAACTGGAACCTGGCCGTTTGAGCAACTGCCACCTGTATAACAAATAA
- a CDS encoding ABC transporter permease: MKGFIKLLSNNYKALAGLIIISAFILAAIFAPLITQHEPDRRTGNPHEYPSFIVKSAQNNPDGWVAQNLADNKRTLRMSKKAEHVMGTSRMGRDIWSQLVYGARTSLAVGFGAGLMVCFLATVIGVSAGYFGGRVDDVLTAAMNIMLVMPQLPLLFVIAAFIGQAGPLTIAVVIAMTSWAWGARVVRAQTLSLREKEFVKAAEVLGESSWRIIFVEILPNLISIIGASFIGSVMLAIMTEATLSFLGLGDPNSISWGIMLYNVQTSSSMLVGAWWELLAPCIALTLIAIGLAMLNFAVDEIANPQLRSHKGLRRWKNLAKKNQQAQAATEVTAQPALQGGEKS, from the coding sequence ATGAAAGGGTTTATCAAACTACTCTCAAACAACTACAAAGCGCTGGCCGGGCTGATCATTATCAGTGCCTTTATCCTCGCGGCAATTTTTGCCCCCTTGATTACGCAGCATGAACCGGATCGCCGGACTGGCAATCCGCATGAATATCCATCGTTCATCGTCAAATCGGCTCAGAACAATCCGGATGGCTGGGTGGCACAGAACCTGGCAGACAACAAACGCACGCTGCGGATGTCGAAAAAAGCCGAACACGTGATGGGCACTTCCCGCATGGGCCGCGATATCTGGTCGCAGCTGGTCTATGGCGCGCGGACGTCGCTGGCGGTTGGCTTCGGTGCGGGCCTGATGGTGTGTTTTCTGGCGACTGTGATTGGTGTTTCTGCCGGCTACTTCGGCGGTCGCGTTGATGATGTGTTAACGGCGGCCATGAACATCATGCTGGTGATGCCGCAGCTCCCGCTCCTGTTCGTCATTGCAGCCTTTATCGGTCAGGCCGGTCCGCTGACGATTGCCGTGGTCATCGCCATGACCTCCTGGGCATGGGGCGCACGGGTCGTTCGGGCCCAGACCCTGTCTCTGCGCGAGAAAGAATTCGTCAAGGCCGCTGAAGTGCTCGGTGAATCTTCATGGCGCATCATTTTCGTGGAAATCCTGCCGAACCTGATTTCCATCATCGGTGCCAGCTTCATCGGCTCCGTCATGCTGGCCATCATGACCGAAGCCACGCTGTCCTTCCTGGGACTGGGCGACCCGAACTCCATCAGCTGGGGCATCATGCTCTATAACGTGCAGACCTCATCTTCGATGCTGGTGGGTGCCTGGTGGGAACTGCTGGCCCCATGTATCGCGCTGACGCTGATTGCCATCGGTCTGGCCATGCTGAACTTTGCGGTCGATGAGATTGCCAACCCGCAACTGCGCTCGCACAAAGGCTTGCGTCGCTGGAAAAATCTGGCAAAGAAAAACCAACAGGCACAAGCTGCCACAGAAGTAACCGCCCAGCCTGCCCTGCAGGGAGGAGAGAAGTCATGA
- a CDS encoding ABC transporter permease — translation MGFFLRRLSFYLVALLFAATLNFAIPRAMPGDPVTMMFANASVQVTAERIEAMKKLLGFDEAQTWYEQYFTYIKSILNWDLGISIKFYPQTVNDILGGAVGWSLFLAGSAVIMAFCIGSVLGIFAAWKRGSKYDAFVSPGMLVIQAVPPVVIAMLVLFTFGMGLKWFPTSYAYTPGTLPDWTSLAFYQDVLYHAALPLLCATAIQIGGFLISMRNNMINLLNEDYITMAKGKGLNENRVVFNYAARNAMLPSVTALSMALGMAIGGQLIVEIIFNYPGLGTVMLNAIHARDYQVLQGQLLIMTMFMLFFNFMADLLIVALDPRLRKGGK, via the coding sequence ATGGGATTTTTTCTTCGTCGTTTATCGTTCTATCTGGTTGCTCTGCTCTTTGCAGCCACATTGAACTTTGCTATTCCCCGGGCCATGCCCGGCGACCCGGTGACTATGATGTTCGCCAATGCCTCAGTCCAGGTCACCGCAGAACGGATTGAAGCCATGAAAAAACTGCTGGGCTTCGACGAAGCGCAGACATGGTACGAACAATATTTCACCTACATCAAAAGTATTCTGAATTGGGATCTGGGGATCTCGATCAAATTCTACCCGCAGACCGTGAACGATATTCTCGGTGGCGCGGTTGGCTGGTCCCTGTTTCTGGCGGGGTCGGCGGTGATTATGGCCTTCTGCATCGGCTCCGTGCTGGGTATCTTCGCCGCCTGGAAACGCGGCAGCAAATATGATGCCTTCGTGTCACCGGGCATGCTCGTCATCCAGGCCGTGCCTCCGGTGGTGATCGCCATGCTGGTGCTCTTCACCTTTGGCATGGGCCTGAAATGGTTCCCGACCAGCTACGCCTACACGCCAGGCACTTTACCGGACTGGACCAGTCTGGCGTTTTATCAGGATGTGCTTTACCACGCTGCACTGCCGCTGCTGTGTGCCACTGCGATTCAGATCGGGGGCTTCCTGATCAGCATGCGGAATAACATGATCAACCTGCTCAATGAAGACTACATCACCATGGCCAAAGGCAAAGGGCTGAACGAAAACCGGGTGGTCTTCAACTACGCTGCCCGGAATGCCATGCTGCCCAGCGTCACCGCGCTGTCGATGGCTCTGGGGATGGCGATTGGCGGACAGTTAATCGTTGAAATCATCTTTAACTATCCGGGCTTGGGTACCGTGATGCTCAATGCCATTCATGCCCGGGATTATCAGGTACTGCAGGGTCAGTTACTCATCATGACGATGTTTATGCTGTTCTTTAACTTCATGGCCGATCTGCTGATTGTGGCACTGGATCCGCGCCTGCGTAAGGGAGGCAAATAA